Proteins from one Prevotella sp. E2-28 genomic window:
- a CDS encoding leucine-rich repeat protein — MKKQLLLILMLLLPLGASADKSGTCGTNLKWNYVEETHILKIFGNGAMTDFNLYTNPWREINVERVIIEEGVTSIGTCAFVYQSSLTSVIIPNSVTKIGYAAFASCGNLSSITIPTSVTSIGGEAFYGCVRLTSITIPNSVTSIEKRAFCGCTGLTSITIPNSVTSIEKRAFCGCTGLTSITIPNSVTIIGHVAFADCSSLASITIPNSVIEIVNQAFEYCSGLKTITIPNSIESIGYRAFELCSGLTNVYCLAKNVPETDTYTFIGAYIENTILHVPAASVDAYSSIDPWRNFKDIVGIVLPEHTLTYILDGKEYKSYKIEEGEIITPEPQPTKEGYTFSGWSEIPATMPAQDVIITGSFKINKYLLTYKVDDEIVKSDSIVYNTVITPEANPTKEGYTFSGWSAIPETMPAQDVVITGSFKINKYLLTYKVDDEIVKSDSIVYNTAITPEAEPTKEGYTFSGWSEIPETMPAKDVLVTGTFSINSYKLTYMIDDKVYKDTVYEYSATIIPEPIPAGNYATFEWIDLPETMPAHDVVVHASYTTGIREMILTKPQDVQIYSPNGKKLNKLQKGLNIVRMSNGTTKKVVVK; from the coding sequence ATGAAAAAACAATTATTACTTATCCTAATGTTATTGTTGCCCCTGGGAGCAAGTGCAGACAAAAGCGGTACATGTGGTACTAATTTGAAGTGGAACTATGTCGAAGAAACGCATATCCTAAAAATTTTCGGAAATGGCGCAATGACGGATTTCAACCTCTATACCAACCCATGGAGAGAAATTAATGTCGAGCGAGTTATTATAGAAGAAGGAGTGACAAGCATAGGAACATGTGCTTTCGTTTATCAAAGCAGCTTAACCTCTGTCATAATCCCCAATAGTGTGACAAAGATAGGATACGCTGCTTTCGCTAGTTGCGGGAATCTGTCCTCAATCACGATTCCAACCAGTGTGACAAGTATCGGTGGAGAGGCTTTCTATGGATGTGTTCGCCTGACCTCTATTACAATACCAAATAGTGTGACAAGCATAGAAAAGAGAGCTTTTTGTGGTTGTACTGGCCTGACCTCTATTACGATTCCTAATAGTGTGACAAGCATAGAAAAGAGAGCTTTTTGTGGTTGTACTGGCCTGACCTCTATTACGATTCCTAATAGTGTGACAATAATAGGACACGTTGCTTTCGCCGACTGCAGTAGTCTTGCTTCCATCACGATTCCTAATAGCGTGATAGAAATAGTAAACCAAGCTTTCGAATATTGCTCAGGCTTGAAAACCATTACCATCCCTAATAGCATAGAAAGCATAGGCTACCGTGCTTTCGAATTATGTAGCGGCCTAACCAATGTCTATTGTTTAGCGAAAAATGTACCTGAGACGGACACTTATACCTTTATTGGCGCATATATCGAAAACACTATCCTTCACGTGCCTGCAGCATCAGTTGATGCCTATAGTTCAATAGACCCATGGAGAAATTTTAAAGATATTGTAGGAATTGTTCTGCCTGAACATACTCTGACTTACATATTAGACGGGAAGGAGTATAAATCATATAAGATAGAGGAAGGTGAAATCATTACACCTGAACCTCAGCCAACGAAGGAAGGCTACACATTCTCTGGTTGGAGCGAAATTCCTGCAACGATGCCTGCACAGGATGTAATCATTACTGGTAGTTTCAAGATTAATAAGTACTTACTGACTTATAAGGTAGATGATGAAATTGTGAAGAGCGACAGCATCGTTTACAATACGGTAATCACTCCTGAAGCTAATCCCACGAAGGAAGGTTACACCTTCAGTGGATGGAGCGCAATTCCAGAGACGATGCCTGCTCAGGATGTGGTCATTACTGGTAGTTTCAAGATTAATAAGTACTTACTGACTTACAAGGTAGATGATGAGATAGTGAAGAGCGACAGTATCGTTTACAATACGGCGATAACTCCAGAAGCAGAGCCTACCAAGGAGGGATATACCTTCAGCGGTTGGAGCGAAATACCTGAGACCATGCCAGCGAAAGATGTACTTGTTACAGGAACATTCTCGATTAACAGTTACAAGCTGACTTATATGATAGACGACAAGGTCTATAAGGATACTGTTTACGAATATAGTGCGACGATTATTCCTGAGCCTATACCTGCAGGCAACTATGCTACTTTTGAGTGGATAGACCTGCCTGAGACGATGCCTGCTCATGATGTAGTGGTACATGCAAGCTATACCACAGGTATCAGGGAGATGATTCTGACGAAGCCACAGGATGTTCAGATCTATTCGCCTAATGGTAAGAAGTTGAATAAGCTGCAGAAGGGTCTGAATATCGTTCGCATGAGCAACGGAACAACGAAGAAAGTTGTCGTGAAATGA
- a CDS encoding nucleotidyltransferase family protein has protein sequence MLDRAQTIEKLKSTRQYLSEHYGVSSMLLFGSVARNEQREDSDVDVCVEMKPNLFKQAGVKSYLQELLGCSVDVVRMRDSMNQLFKQQIQKYGIQVY, from the coding sequence ATGTTAGACAGAGCACAAACAATAGAAAAGTTGAAATCTACTCGTCAGTATCTAAGTGAGCACTACGGGGTTAGTTCGATGCTTCTTTTTGGTTCAGTTGCAAGAAATGAACAACGAGAAGACAGCGATGTCGATGTATGTGTTGAAATGAAACCCAACCTGTTCAAACAAGCTGGTGTAAAAAGCTATTTGCAGGAATTGTTAGGTTGCTCCGTTGATGTTGTCCGTATGAGAGACAGTATGAATCAACTCTTTAAACAGCAAATCCAGAAATATGGAATTCAAGTCTACTGA
- a CDS encoding DUF86 domain-containing protein has product MEFKSTDNTAMVYETLKNVETAISRLQERSMGIHSVDDYLTSPNGMEKLDAACMVLIALGESVKTLDKLTEKELLPTYPSIDWKGVMGVRDVIAHHYFEVDPDAVFDIIKNDLEPLKKAIDFFKEELFGSGNK; this is encoded by the coding sequence ATGGAATTCAAGTCTACTGATAATACAGCTATGGTCTACGAGACCTTGAAAAATGTAGAAACTGCAATTTCAAGATTGCAAGAGCGCTCCATGGGAATTCATTCAGTTGACGACTATCTGACGTCACCTAATGGAATGGAAAAGCTTGATGCAGCATGTATGGTTCTTATAGCACTTGGAGAAAGTGTAAAGACCTTGGACAAACTAACCGAAAAAGAACTGTTACCGACTTATCCTTCAATTGATTGGAAAGGCGTTATGGGAGTCAGAGATGTTATAGCTCATCACTATTTTGAAGTTGACCCTGACGCTGTCTTTGATATTATCAAGAACGACTTGGAGCCATTGAAAAAAGCTATCGACTTCTTCAAGGAAGAATTGTTCGGAAGCGGCAATAAATAA
- a CDS encoding sugar phosphate nucleotidyltransferase — MIKLFVPGRLCLFGEHTDWAGHYRTMNADIEPGAAIVTGIEQGIYAEVEKSTMFEVKCSFMQDQGEKGDFSCRMDEQELKRVARSRNFFCYCAGVASYMLEWYKVGGVSINITEMTLPMKSGLSSSAAICVLVARAFNLLYNLNLNTMGEMNIAYVGELRTSSRCGRLDQACAFGVKPNLMTFDGDEIEVQTLNVKKHLYWVFADLCGTKNTIKILSDLNKAYPFASNEQEQKLQDALGRKNQDIINRAIKFLAEGDAERLGSLMTETEKVFDEQVAPLCPEELRAPKLKAILADKQVKSLTYGGKGVGSHGDGSVQFLAKDADCQQQLVDYLNGLDMPAYSLTIQPVHTVRKAIIPVAGFGTRLYPATRCQKKDFFPIPCPDGMVRPVILILLEELVQSGIEEICLVLGSEEERQLYADFFERTLSQEHLSKLNAECQEYENRILDIGKRLRYVYQNEKRGFGHAVYQAAHFAGNEPVLLMLGDTLSRSTSNKPCALQLIEAYERYNRLILGLYPVPLSTVSHFGMMAGVWEDKDERVLHVNTLMEKPKASYAEEFLGVKNKQGDKEYCSVFGQYVLTPEVFTQLEADIAAADEAGDMTKEIGLTEALETVRKRSGMIGFRMKGLRYDMGNQGALINTITEFSKKTI; from the coding sequence ATGATAAAGTTATTTGTACCAGGGCGCTTGTGCCTATTTGGAGAACATACAGACTGGGCTGGTCATTATCGTACCATGAATGCTGACATCGAACCGGGAGCAGCCATTGTTACAGGTATTGAACAAGGGATTTATGCTGAGGTTGAGAAATCAACGATGTTCGAAGTGAAATGTTCCTTCATGCAGGATCAAGGCGAAAAAGGTGATTTTTCATGCCGAATGGATGAACAGGAATTAAAGCGTGTGGCTCGTTCACGCAATTTCTTCTGTTATTGTGCAGGTGTGGCTTCCTATATGCTGGAATGGTATAAGGTTGGTGGTGTTAGTATTAACATCACAGAGATGACGCTCCCCATGAAAAGCGGATTGTCATCTTCTGCAGCAATCTGTGTTTTGGTAGCTCGTGCGTTCAATTTGTTGTATAATCTGAATTTGAACACGATGGGCGAGATGAATATCGCCTATGTGGGTGAATTGCGTACCTCTTCGCGTTGTGGACGTTTAGATCAGGCGTGTGCTTTTGGTGTGAAGCCGAATCTGATGACTTTTGATGGCGATGAGATTGAAGTTCAGACACTGAACGTCAAAAAGCATCTTTATTGGGTCTTTGCTGATCTTTGTGGTACGAAGAATACGATTAAGATTCTGTCTGACCTGAATAAGGCTTATCCCTTTGCGTCAAATGAGCAGGAACAAAAACTGCAGGATGCATTAGGCAGAAAAAATCAGGATATTATCAACCGTGCTATCAAATTCTTGGCTGAAGGTGATGCCGAACGTTTGGGCAGCCTGATGACAGAAACAGAGAAGGTGTTTGACGAACAGGTTGCTCCATTGTGTCCAGAAGAATTACGTGCTCCGAAACTCAAGGCTATACTGGCCGATAAACAGGTAAAAAGTCTGACGTATGGTGGAAAGGGCGTAGGTTCACATGGTGACGGCTCTGTGCAGTTCTTGGCTAAAGATGCTGATTGTCAACAGCAACTGGTGGACTATTTGAATGGCTTGGATATGCCTGCTTATAGCTTGACTATACAGCCCGTGCATACTGTACGTAAGGCCATTATCCCTGTAGCAGGCTTTGGCACTCGGCTATATCCTGCAACGCGTTGTCAGAAAAAGGACTTCTTCCCCATACCTTGTCCAGATGGTATGGTGCGTCCTGTTATTCTTATCCTTCTGGAAGAATTAGTGCAGAGTGGCATTGAGGAAATTTGCTTGGTATTGGGTAGTGAGGAAGAGCGCCAGCTCTATGCAGACTTTTTTGAGCGCACACTGTCTCAAGAACACTTAAGCAAACTGAATGCAGAATGTCAAGAGTACGAAAACAGAATCCTAGATATTGGTAAGCGTCTGCGCTATGTCTATCAGAATGAGAAGCGCGGTTTCGGTCATGCCGTCTATCAGGCTGCCCATTTCGCAGGCAACGAACCCGTGTTGCTCATGTTGGGTGATACATTGAGTCGTTCTACATCCAATAAGCCATGTGCCCTTCAGCTTATTGAAGCTTACGAGCGTTATAACCGTTTAATTTTGGGATTATATCCTGTTCCTCTGTCAACCGTTAGTCATTTTGGTATGATGGCAGGTGTATGGGAAGATAAGGATGAACGTGTGTTACATGTCAACACCTTAATGGAAAAACCAAAAGCCAGCTATGCAGAGGAATTCCTTGGCGTAAAGAATAAGCAGGGTGACAAAGAGTATTGCTCCGTATTTGGACAGTATGTCTTGACACCAGAGGTCTTCACTCAATTGGAGGCCGATATTGCGGCAGCAGATGAAGCAGGTGATATGACAAAAGAGATAGGACTGACGGAAGCATTGGAGACTGTAAGAAAACGTTCTGGTATGATTGGTTTCCGAATGAAAGGATTGCGCTATGATATGGGTAACCAAGGCGCATTGATAAATACAATTACAGAATTTTCGAAAAAGACAATTTAA
- the glgP gene encoding alpha-glucan family phosphorylase translates to MKIKADYVNAPQWKTLTVKSSLPEQLKCLDEIAHNMWWVWNFEARDLFRDLDPEIYHDVKHNPVMLLERLSFNRKEEIMKDKALMKRIKDVYAQFRAYMDVKPDSKRPSVAYFCMEYGIHSALKIYSGGLGMLAGDYVKEASDSNVDMCAVGFLYRFGYFTQSLSMDGQQIANYDMQNFGSLPIERQLDENGQPMVVDVPYINYTVHAYVWRVNVGRVKLYLLDTDNDLNSEFDRPITHSLYGGDWENRLKQEILLGIGGMLLLKKLGIKKDIYHCNEGHAALCNLQRLCDYIQEDGLTFNQAMELVRASGLYTVHTPVPAGHDYFDEGLFGKYMGGYPQKLGISWDEFIGMGRTNPEDHNEKFCMSTFACNTCQEVNGVSMLHGWVSQKMFAPIWKGYYPEENHVGYVTNGVHFPTWAAAEWRALYGKYFDPKFMSDQSNEEIWHGIYNCPDDVIWDTRKALKAKLFDYIKIQFRETWLKNQGDPTRVVKLLERFNPNALVIGFCRRFATYKRAHLLFTDLERLEKIVNNPDRPVIFLFAGKAHPADGAGQGLIKKIFEISQMPQFQGRIVFLEDYDFLLARRLVSGVDIWMNTPTRPLEASGTSGEKAEMNGVVNLSVKDGWWLEGYREGAGWALTEKRTYQNQGYQDQLDAATIYSLLENEIVPLYYNTDKKGISKGWIKVIKNSIAQIAPHYTMKRQLDDYYTKFYEKEAKRFKELSKNDFRMAKEIAQWKETVAERWDSINVVSAEWNFPTSGLETGQEYTLRYVIDEQGLDDAVALEKVNVYTNKDGEESIYSIEPLKMVGHEGNNYIFESKLAPHQAGEFKSAVRMYPKNKNLPHRMDFCYIKWLELPQM, encoded by the coding sequence ATGAAAATTAAAGCTGACTATGTAAATGCTCCTCAGTGGAAAACGCTGACTGTAAAGTCAAGCCTTCCAGAGCAACTGAAGTGTCTGGACGAGATTGCCCACAATATGTGGTGGGTGTGGAATTTTGAGGCCCGCGACCTGTTCCGCGACCTTGATCCAGAGATTTACCATGATGTGAAGCACAATCCTGTGATGCTCCTCGAGCGTCTGAGTTTCAACCGCAAGGAAGAAATCATGAAGGACAAAGCCCTCATGAAGCGTATTAAGGACGTGTACGCACAGTTCCGTGCCTACATGGACGTGAAGCCTGACAGCAAGCGCCCCTCAGTGGCCTACTTCTGTATGGAGTATGGTATCCACTCTGCCCTGAAGATCTATTCTGGCGGTCTGGGTATGCTCGCTGGTGACTATGTAAAAGAGGCATCAGACTCTAACGTTGATATGTGTGCCGTAGGTTTTCTCTATCGTTTCGGCTACTTTACTCAGTCGCTGAGTATGGACGGACAGCAGATTGCCAACTACGACATGCAGAACTTCGGTTCGCTGCCTATTGAGCGTCAGCTCGACGAGAACGGCCAGCCCATGGTGGTTGACGTTCCCTATATCAACTACACTGTTCATGCCTATGTATGGCGTGTGAACGTGGGTCGTGTAAAGCTCTATCTGCTTGACACCGACAATGATTTGAACTCTGAATTTGACCGTCCTATCACCCACTCACTCTATGGTGGCGACTGGGAGAACCGTCTGAAGCAGGAGATCCTGCTCGGTATCGGTGGTATGCTGCTGCTCAAGAAGCTTGGCATCAAGAAGGATATCTATCATTGTAACGAGGGTCACGCTGCACTCTGCAACCTGCAGCGCCTGTGTGACTATATCCAGGAAGACGGACTTACCTTCAATCAGGCTATGGAGCTGGTTCGCGCCAGTGGTCTATACACCGTTCATACACCTGTTCCTGCTGGTCACGACTACTTTGATGAGGGTCTCTTCGGTAAGTATATGGGTGGCTATCCCCAGAAGCTCGGCATCTCTTGGGACGAGTTCATCGGCATGGGTCGCACCAATCCAGAAGACCACAACGAGAAGTTCTGTATGTCAACCTTCGCATGCAACACCTGTCAGGAGGTCAACGGTGTGTCTATGCTCCACGGATGGGTCAGCCAGAAGATGTTCGCACCTATCTGGAAGGGCTACTATCCTGAGGAAAACCATGTTGGCTATGTAACCAATGGTGTTCACTTCCCCACATGGGCTGCTGCCGAGTGGCGTGCCCTGTATGGCAAATACTTTGATCCAAAGTTCATGAGCGACCAGTCAAATGAGGAAATCTGGCACGGCATCTACAACTGTCCAGATGATGTTATCTGGGACACACGTAAGGCTCTGAAGGCCAAGCTGTTCGACTATATCAAGATTCAGTTCCGCGAGACATGGCTCAAGAATCAGGGCGACCCCACACGTGTGGTGAAGCTCCTCGAGCGTTTCAACCCCAATGCGTTGGTTATCGGCTTTTGCCGTCGCTTCGCTACCTATAAGCGTGCCCACCTGCTGTTCACCGACCTGGAGCGTCTTGAAAAGATTGTGAACAATCCCGATCGTCCCGTTATCTTCCTCTTCGCAGGTAAGGCTCACCCCGCCGACGGTGCTGGTCAGGGTCTTATCAAGAAGATTTTCGAAATCTCACAGATGCCTCAGTTCCAGGGCCGTATCGTCTTCCTTGAGGACTACGACTTCCTGCTGGCTCGTCGCCTTGTTTCAGGCGTAGATATCTGGATGAACACGCCTACACGTCCTCTCGAGGCTTCTGGTACATCAGGCGAGAAGGCCGAGATGAACGGTGTTGTAAACCTCTCTGTGAAAGATGGTTGGTGGCTTGAGGGCTATCGCGAGGGTGCTGGATGGGCACTCACCGAGAAGCGCACCTATCAGAACCAGGGCTATCAGGATCAGCTTGACGCAGCTACTATCTATAGCCTGCTCGAGAACGAGATTGTACCCCTCTACTACAATACCGACAAGAAGGGTATCTCTAAGGGCTGGATCAAGGTTATCAAGAATTCTATCGCCCAGATTGCGCCTCACTACACCATGAAGCGTCAGCTCGACGACTACTACACCAAGTTCTACGAGAAGGAAGCTAAGCGCTTCAAGGAACTCTCTAAGAACGACTTCCGAATGGCCAAGGAGATTGCACAGTGGAAGGAGACCGTTGCCGAGCGCTGGGATAGCATCAACGTTGTTTCTGCAGAATGGAACTTCCCCACATCAGGTTTGGAGACTGGTCAGGAGTACACCCTCCGCTATGTTATCGACGAGCAGGGTCTCGACGATGCCGTTGCACTGGAGAAGGTCAACGTCTATACCAACAAGGACGGCGAGGAGAGCATCTACTCTATTGAGCCTCTGAAGATGGTGGGCCACGAGGGCAATAACTATATCTTCGAGTCAAAGCTGGCTCCTCATCAGGCTGGCGAGTTCAAGAGTGCTGTTCGTATGTATCCGAAGAACAAGAACCTGCCTCACCGCATGGACTTCTGCTACATCAAGTGGCTTGAACTCCCTCAGATGTAA
- the map gene encoding type I methionyl aminopeptidase, translating into MGKKRRWHCLSGQEPTEFDKQIMYWENKGKLVPTRELIKTPEQIEGIRKAGVVNTGVLDAVAASIHAGMSTLEIDQICRKYCEEHNAIPACLNYEGFPMSVCTSINEVVCHGIPKAEDVLEEGDIINVDFTTILDGYYADASRMFIIGKTTPEKEQLVRVAKECLEIGMEAAKPWGFVGDIGHAIEKHCKKYGYGIVRDLAGHGVGLHFHEDPEVDHYGHRGTGMLLVPGMVFTIEPMINMGTWRVFIDADDPYGWEVITEDEKPSAQWEHTLLMTEHGVEVLTY; encoded by the coding sequence ATGGGAAAAAAGCGTAGATGGCACTGTCTGTCAGGGCAGGAGCCAACTGAATTTGATAAACAGATTATGTATTGGGAGAACAAGGGAAAACTTGTTCCCACCAGAGAATTGATTAAAACACCGGAACAGATAGAAGGAATTCGTAAGGCTGGCGTGGTTAATACTGGTGTGCTTGATGCTGTAGCTGCATCAATCCATGCAGGGATGAGTACGCTGGAGATAGACCAGATATGCCGCAAATACTGTGAAGAGCACAATGCTATTCCAGCCTGTCTAAACTATGAGGGCTTTCCTATGAGTGTATGCACCAGTATCAATGAAGTTGTGTGTCATGGAATCCCTAAGGCAGAGGATGTCCTGGAGGAGGGTGATATCATCAATGTTGATTTCACCACCATTCTTGATGGCTATTACGCAGATGCTTCACGTATGTTTATCATTGGCAAAACAACGCCAGAAAAAGAACAGCTGGTACGTGTTGCTAAAGAATGTCTGGAGATTGGTATGGAGGCTGCCAAGCCTTGGGGCTTTGTTGGTGATATTGGTCATGCTATTGAGAAGCACTGTAAGAAGTATGGCTATGGTATTGTACGCGACTTAGCTGGACACGGAGTTGGACTTCATTTCCATGAAGATCCTGAGGTAGATCATTATGGACATCGTGGCACGGGTATGCTACTCGTTCCAGGTATGGTGTTTACCATTGAACCTATGATTAATATGGGTACGTGGCGAGTATTTATCGATGCCGACGATCCATATGGATGGGAAGTCATTACAGAAGATGAGAAGCCTAGTGCGCAGTGGGAACACACTCTGTTGATGACAGAGCATGGCGTAGAGGTACTTACTTATTGA
- a CDS encoding glycosyltransferase, whose translation MNKKLLTPDYIFESSWEVCNKVGGIYTVLSTRAKTLQEQFKDKIIFIGPDFWKETESPYFREEPSLFAEWQWTAREQGLKVRVGRWTIPGEPIAILVDFSPFFENKNEIYGWLWEQYKVDSLHAYGDYDEASMFSYAAGLLVESFYKHFLADKNLKVVYHANEWMCGLGALYLNNKLPQVATIFTTHATSIGRSIAGNQKPLYDYLFAYNGDQMAEELNMQSKHSIEKQTAWNVDCFTTVSDITANECVELLDKPVDVVLPNGFDNSFVPKAATFNKKRKAARQRMLQVANALLGENLDDDTIIVSTSGRYEFRNKGIDVFVEAMNRLLRDRDLKKKVLAFIEVPGWVGEPRKDLQERLGENKIYTESLEVPQVTHWLHNMGHDNVLNMMKYYDMHNRHEENVKVIFLPCYLDGNDGIINLTYYDVVLGNDLCIYPSYYEPWGYTPLEAVAFKVPCITTDLAGFGLWANKEFGHNGELKDGVKVIHRTDYNYSEVADYIKDTVAEFSAMSKTEVEACRKAADALSKKALWKEFIKYYYEAYDIALRKAEARKSSIK comes from the coding sequence ATGAATAAAAAACTATTAACTCCTGACTATATCTTTGAATCCAGCTGGGAAGTGTGTAATAAGGTAGGTGGAATCTATACCGTTCTTTCAACCCGTGCAAAGACACTACAAGAGCAATTCAAAGACAAGATTATATTCATCGGTCCTGATTTTTGGAAAGAAACCGAAAGCCCTTATTTCCGCGAAGAGCCATCCCTTTTTGCCGAATGGCAGTGGACTGCCCGCGAGCAGGGACTCAAGGTTAGGGTAGGGCGCTGGACTATTCCTGGTGAGCCTATCGCAATATTGGTTGACTTTAGCCCCTTCTTCGAGAATAAAAACGAGATATACGGCTGGTTATGGGAGCAGTATAAGGTTGACTCCCTTCATGCTTATGGCGACTATGATGAGGCTTCTATGTTCTCTTATGCCGCTGGCCTTCTGGTGGAAAGTTTCTATAAGCATTTCCTCGCAGATAAGAATCTGAAAGTAGTCTATCATGCCAACGAGTGGATGTGTGGCCTCGGTGCCCTCTATCTGAACAATAAGTTACCTCAGGTTGCTACTATTTTCACTACTCACGCTACAAGTATTGGTCGCTCTATTGCAGGCAACCAGAAACCCCTCTACGATTATCTCTTTGCCTATAATGGCGATCAGATGGCCGAAGAGCTGAATATGCAGTCGAAACATTCTATTGAGAAACAGACGGCCTGGAACGTGGACTGTTTTACTACCGTGAGCGATATTACCGCCAACGAGTGTGTGGAGCTGCTCGACAAGCCTGTTGACGTTGTCCTGCCTAATGGTTTCGACAACAGTTTTGTGCCCAAGGCTGCTACATTCAATAAGAAGCGCAAGGCTGCACGTCAGCGTATGCTTCAGGTGGCCAATGCTCTGCTGGGCGAAAACCTGGACGACGATACGATTATCGTATCTACTTCTGGCCGCTATGAGTTCCGCAATAAGGGTATCGACGTCTTTGTAGAGGCTATGAATCGTCTGTTGCGCGACCGCGACCTGAAGAAGAAAGTACTGGCCTTTATTGAGGTGCCTGGATGGGTGGGCGAGCCCCGCAAGGATTTGCAGGAACGTCTTGGCGAGAACAAGATCTACACAGAATCTCTTGAAGTTCCTCAGGTCACCCACTGGCTTCACAACATGGGGCATGACAATGTGCTCAACATGATGAAGTATTATGATATGCACAATCGTCATGAAGAGAATGTGAAGGTCATTTTCCTGCCCTGCTATCTTGACGGTAACGACGGCATTATCAACCTCACCTATTATGATGTGGTGCTGGGCAACGACCTCTGCATCTATCCCTCTTACTACGAACCTTGGGGCTATACCCCGCTCGAGGCTGTGGCATTCAAAGTACCCTGTATCACTACCGATTTAGCTGGCTTCGGTCTTTGGGCTAACAAGGAGTTTGGTCATAATGGCGAATTGAAAGACGGCGTGAAGGTGATTCATCGTACTGACTATAATTACTCTGAGGTGGCCGACTATATCAAGGATACCGTAGCCGAGTTCTCTGCTATGTCGAAGACCGAGGTTGAAGCTTGTCGCAAGGCAGCTGATGCCCTATCTAAGAAAGCCCTTTGGAAAGAGTTCATCAAGTATTATTATGAAGCCTACGACATAGCCTTGCGCAAGGCAGAGGCCCGTAAGTCTTCTATTAAATAG